In one Colletotrichum destructivum chromosome 2, complete sequence genomic region, the following are encoded:
- a CDS encoding Putative peptidase C12, ubiquitin carboxyl-terminal hydrolase — protein MTSTTPSRPELGRRQLRIRQARGGTVVATTELQPESDKNPTAGNTGEIYDVEKILELDANSIVAGESVSQARTSRALKRKESPLEVDGEAAMADSRRNPKRKATEAATAATAAVASREARDYKMLLREALAPIATDELQEWEGWCEVESEPAFFNAMLREMGVKDVKVQEVFSVDEDYVATLPQPVYGFIFLYQYFSENYKDDEVVDGRDIWFANQTTDNACATVAMTNILMNCGGVDLGTNLQAFKNSTSNLSTPLRGHALSSNTFIRSVHNSFTRRMDHLNADLFLETEATDSKKKKRRGPSKKTKRAKKQKIDSESGYHFIAYVPANGSVWELDGLKTRPVCLGPLEDGVHWANLVRPEIQARMLQFEESALSFNLLALCKSPLNIVSESLARTIRSFELLGNRTENLNSWKSLVAGNEQPLKPGETGRLAGFGIDLKRAGVDPAFEKKVNNPSMEAMELFELYSDLVTEQKSLMGEYNAEIALMKEDEDRVQGRQKDHSPAINCWVQKLAEHGVLADWAIDV, from the exons ATGACGTCTACAACACCTTCGCGTCCTGAATTGGGTCGACGGCAACTGCGAATCCGCCAGGCGCGGGGAGGCACAGTCGTGGCAACAACCGAGTTGCAGCCAGAATCTGACAAAAACCCAACTGCAGGCAACACAGGCGAGATCTACGACGTTGAGAAAATTCTAGAGCTCGATGCCAATTCTATCGTAGCAGGCGAGTCCGTTTCTCAGGCAAGAACATCTCGTGCCTTGAAGCGGAAGGAGTCGCCTTtggaggtcgacggcgaagccgcTATGGCCGACTCGAGACGGAATCCTAAGCGGAAGGCGACCGAAGCCGCAACCgccgcaaccgccgccgtcgcttcTCGGGAGGCAAGGGACTACAAGATGCTACTCCGTGAAGCTTTGGCACCTATAGCCACAGATGAACTTCAGGAGTGGGAAGGCTGGTGTGAGGTGGAGTCTGAACCG GCTTTCTTTAACGCCATGCTCCGAGAAATGGGCGTCAAGGATGTGAAGGTTCAGGAAGTATTCtcggtcgacgaggactaTGTTGCGACTCTTCCTCAACCCGTTTACGGTTTCATCTTTCTCTACCAGTACTTTTCCGAGAACTACAaggacgatgaggtcgtcgatgGGCGGGATATATGGTTCGCGAACCAG ACCACAGACAATGCCTGCGCAACCGTCGCAATGACGAACATTCTCATGAATTGCGGGGGCGTCGATCTCGGTACAAATCTTCAAGCGTTCAAGAATTCCACGAGCAACCTCAGCACTCCACTTCGTGGCCACGCCCTGAGTTCAAACACATTCATCCGCTCTGTCCACAATTCCTTCACCAGGAGAATGGATCATTTGAACGCGGACCTGTTCCTTGAGACCGAAGCCACCGactcgaagaagaaaaagcgTAGAGGACCGtccaagaagaccaagaggGCCAAGAAGCAAAAAATTGACTCGGAGTCGGGCTACCATTTCATCGCTTACGTACCAGCTAATGGCTCGGTATGGGAGTTGGATGGCCTCAAGACGAGACCCGTTTGCCTTGGCCCCCTTGAAGACGGCGTCCATTGGGCCAACCTCGTCCGTCCCGAGATTCAGGCGCGCATGCTCCAGTTCGAAGAGAGTGCCCTGTCGTTCAACCTGCTCGCCCTGTGTAAGAGCCCCCTTAACATCGTCTCTGAGAGCCTTGCGCGCACGATTCGTTCGTttgagcttctcggcaaCCGCACTGAAAATCTTAACAGCTGGAAAAGTCTAGTAGCCGGCAATGAGCAACCTCTGAAGCCTGGCGAGACAGGGCGcctcgccggcttcggcatTGACTTGAAAAGGGCGGGAGTTGATCCAGCcttcgagaagaaggtcaaCAATCCGTCCATGGAGGCCATGGAGCTCTTCGAACTTTACAGCGACCTGGTGACAGAACAGAAATCACTGATGGGGGAGTACAACGCGGAGATCGCCCTCATgaaggaagacgaagaccGCGTCCAGGGACGCCAGAAGGACCATTCTCCCGCCATCAACTGCTGGGTGCAGAAACTAGCCGAGCACGGTGTGCTCGCTGACTGGGCTATTGATGTGTAG
- a CDS encoding Putative F-box domain, protein SirB1, F-box-like domain superfamily — MLSLDQIPEEIVHQILHYISPEDNLLLVHLLSRRLNQLAQEPLLWRYYCLHAFKFWHPSHNFDEKLKEPASRVAWKDLFLFRKRRDAKVASLFNEVLATKYGRAKKFGEICSLGYDAKDFILSQVQTPDAADDVLARRYFGNAILSSVRRGVAIQIWDDLRNEEAFESRRPNQVPEVVPGRLERALAAFDMFVIQDDIGDVDDVSQALDNLAAEFRDNHPHFDSLCIREQSLTLNRWLRVKNLTGMVDPETNYRNLRNCLIGHALRDEAHQSLPMVSAAIFCCIGERLGLNAHCCALPGHVLAMVFAAQDTTLDGSRVTDPLRPIERMYLDPYGGDDEFDKETLRHFIAQVGWHSLDVDTMAPAAVSTMIGRLAHNIRHTNLFLTSQDVSVERLAGLGTGTALQNLELSVYAAAWATTLLDPGAFVDITSHFALRFNSLRFDDAWLVEKIYVNRPQPHGDVFLAAPNPEYILRLIRRADELKPVLREAQTTTEFKVGNVVRHGRYGFVGVVINGEVPPQGSDLYYRLLTPPSMQGTFSLVKASSLELVQDIEEAQAAMFPDTGLFFKRFDKERCTFIPSNNEMVYTPL, encoded by the exons ATGCTCTCGCTCGACCAGATACCAGAGGAAATCGTTCACCAAATACTGCATTACATCTCACCGGAAGATAATCTGCTCCTAGTGCACTTGCTTTCTAGACGCCTGAACCAGCTTGCTCAAGAGCCGTTATTATGGCGGTACTACTGCTTGCACGCCTTCAAGTTCTGGCACCCTAGCCACAATTTTGATGAAAAGTTGAAGGAGCCAGCGTCAAGGGTCGCTTGGAAAGACCTGTTTCTCTTCCGCAAGAGGAGGGATGCCAAAGTTGCCAGCCTCTTCAATGAAGTTTTGGCTACCAAATACGGCCGAGCCAAGAAGTTTGGGGAAATATGCTCCCTCGGCTATGACGCAAAGGACTTCATTCTGAGCCAGGTTCAGACTCCAGACGCTGCCGATGATGTCTTGGCCAGGAG ATATTTCGGCAACGCCATTCTCTCTAGCGTCCGTCGTGGTGTCGCCATTCAGATATGGGATGACCTCCGCAACGAGGAGGCATTTGAGTCCCGGAGACCCAATCAAGTTCCGGAAGTCGTGCCGGGAAGATTAGAGCGCGCGCTCGCAGCTTTTGATATGTTCGTCATTCAAGATGACATTGGTGATGTAGACGAT GTTTCACAAGCTCTGGACAATCTGGCCGCTGAGTTCCGGGACAACCACCCGCACTTTGACAGTCTGTGTATTAGGGAACAGTCCTTGACTTTGAACCGTTGGCTTAGAGTCAAGAACCTTACCGGTATGGTTGATCCGGAGACTAACTATCGTAACCTTCGGAACTGCCTCATCGGCCATGCACTCCGCGACGAGGCTCACCAGTCGCTCCCCATGGTCTCGGCCGCCATATTCTGCTGCATCGGTGAGAGGCTGGGCTTGAACGCACACTGTTGCGCGCTTCCAGGACACGTCCTTGCAATGGTTTTTGCGGCGCAGGACACAACACTGGACGGTTCCAGAGTCACAGATCCCTTGCGGCCCATTGAAAGGATGTACCTAGACCCATACGGAGGCGATGACGAGTTCGACAAAGAAACGCTTAGGCATTTTATCGCCCAGGTCGGATGGCATAGCCTGGATGTCGACACAATGGCAccggcggccgtctcgacTATGATTGGGCGGCTTGCGCACAACATCAGACATACGAACCTCTTCTTGACGTCCCAAGATGTTTCTGTCGAGAGACTGGCCGGTCTTGGAACCGGAACCGCTCTCCAGAATCTGGAGTTGTCTGTTTACGCCGCTGCTTGGGCTACCACGCTTCTCGATCCAGGCGCATTTGTGGACATCACATCACATTTCGCACTCCGATTCAACTCGCTTCGCTTCGACGACGCTTGGCTGGTGGAGAAAATTTATGTTAATCGGCCACAGCCGCACGGCGACGTGTTTCTTGCCGCCCCAAACCCGGAATACATACTACGTCTCATTCGGCGAGCGGATGAGCTGAAGCCAGTGCTTCGTGAGgcgcagacgacgacggagtTCAAGGTTGGAAACGTCGTGCGGCATGGAAGATACGGCTTTGTCGGGGTCGTGATCAACGGGGAGGTACCTCCTCAAGGGTCAGATTTATACTACAGGCTACT GACACCTCCAAGCATGCAGGGAACATTCTCGCTTGTCAAAGCTTCAAGCCTGGAGCTGGTACAGGATATTGAGGAGGCCCAAGCAGCGATGTTTCCTGACACGGGGCTCTTTTTCAAGCGATTCGATAAGGAGAGGTGCACTTTCATTCCATCGAATAATGAGATGGTATACACACCGTTGTGA